TGGcgatctaaaaaaaaaaactttacgtgatattatttttattacaattaagctattttttattttaatgtacattttcatttaaatcaacattaacaCAATAATACACTGTATGTTATTAACATGTAGAAGACCAAGATTTTATTGCATTGCTGTAATTGTATAATTTGGGTTGTAAATGGTCACTGCTGTGTGTCTGTCAGCTCTGTTTGCTGTAAAGGTGAGGGCGGAGGCAATGCAGAAGGCCTCCGATCACGTGGCGAGTGGCATGCTTTCCGTTATTGGCCGAACCCAGGCCAACTACAAACATGCCTGTCTTCAAGCTAGGGAGCACTGCCTTTCTCTTGGTATCCAAGAGCCTGTGTGTGCCATCGCAAACTACCTTTTTCCGGATGGGAGAGTAATAGCTGGACACAAAGAGGTAAGATCCATCATATGTAATGGTGTAGTTGTGCATAAAGGTCAGTAAGAGATGTAAAATGTTCAGGTTGTTGTGCAGGAATGTTGGGTTTTGTTTAGTTTAAAGAGCCAGACTGTATTTGCATAAAGTAGTGCACTTTGCAGATCATTTAAGTCAAGAATCTCCCTCTTAATCTCCTTTCACGCAGCACATTGATCCCAGAAAATTGTCAATAATTGCCATTTGTTTGAATGCAAACATGTCCTAGAATGGATTCTGGGATCATCCCGTAAAGGGGACCTtgtaacattgccgtaacaaTCCCGGAATGTGTCCTTTGTGAACAAAAGGCAAATCGCAGAAAATAAGCAAACTAAAGATGTTGCGGAAAAAATTCACCAAGTGCAAGATTGCAAACACAATACAGTCATGCTTCTTTATTATCAGTGTGGATGAACCAAAATCTCGGacatattttcttttaaatggacactccactctttttgaaaatatgctaaccttccagctcccctagagtcaAACAATTCATCtctaccgttttggaatccattcagctgatctccaagTCTGGGcaataccacttttagcatagctcaacacaatccattgaatccgaccagaccatcagcatcgcgccaaaaaataaccaaagagtttggatatttttcctgtttaaaacttgactcttctgtagttacattgtgtagtAAGATcgacagaaaatgaaaagttgggattttctaggcagatatggttaggactatactctcattctggcgtaataatcaaggacccTGCTGccgcaacatggctgcagcaggcgcaacgATAccacgcagcagccgaaaacagtccccttagtatctttcaatggcaggggactattttcgggcagtgggtaatatcactacgcctgctgcagccatgccaCACCCACACAGTCCCTGACCATTACGCCAGAatatatttggttattttttagcgcaatgctaatggtccaatcagattcaatggaccgtgttaagctatgccaaaagtgGCAGTGCCacacccagagatcagctgaatggattccaaaaaggcaaaactcaaatgtttaactctaggggagctggaaaatgagcatattttcaaaaaaagtggagtgaccccttaaaaaaaatcattaaaagcaaaaaatgaaaCAACCAACCATCTCAAAAAATTTGACGCAAAACTTATATATTTTGAATATGGTTGCAAGCGTAGTTCTTGTAAAAATCTTTGTTTCCAGCTTGACCGATATCAACATCCAAAATTAGCTTATTAATATTATTGGAGCTTTTAGCTTGCAGTTGTGTACACTGTCAAAATTTGTACCACAGCtctcactggggcggtacccttttaaaagtaCATCTTTGGACTTAAGGAGTTCATATTAatatctcaaaggtacacattggcaCGAAATTTATCTAGACATCTGTTCCCAATGGTAcaacatattaggaccttttaattggtactgccccagtgatagCTGGGGAACATATTTTGACCAGTCTGTACAGTCTTTGTGTGCAATAGCATCAGGAGGTCATACCAACGACCAGCTAAATCCAAAACCAGCTAATagaatattaaattaaatgcatcTTGACCAGAGAAAACTGCATGATCATTAGCCAGATTAATTACCATGTTTTTAACAACCATTCCCTTTCCCAGGCTTTGGATTTCCTTCAAGAGAATTCCAGAAAGCTGCACTTCACAAGAACTCGAATGCTGCCGGTAAGCGGCGCCTTTCACACCGCCCTGATGGAGCCTGCGGTCGAGCCCCTGAGAGACGTCCTCAGACGGATAGAGATACGACGCCCAGAGATCACCGTACACTCTAATGTGGACGGAAAGCGTTACATGCATGACAAGCACATACAGAAGCAGCTGGCCAAACAGCTGGTGTCTCCAGTGAAGTGGGAGCAGACGCTGCATGAGATTTATGAAAGAGCCCAGGGGCGAGACTTTCCTCACACTTACGAGGTGGGGCCGGGTAGACAGTTAGGCTCGACCCTTCAAAAGTGTAACATGaaagcatttaaaaattacacacatgTCGATGTTACGCTGCAAGAGGACTGATGTTTGTGCAATAAAATATGCGGGTTGACTTTTTCAGATACACaaaatgagaaacattttttattttaatattttattgcgCAAAATGTATGGTTTGGAAAGCCCGGCTTCCTTTAACAGTTCAGAAATGCGTTTAGAGGAAGAGGTAACAATTCAATAGCCTAATTGTCCAGCAATAGaacacaaaaacacatcttTTACAGACCtgcacatatataaatatacatatatatgtgtgAACCAGCACTTAAAAACAGTATAGTCGTTATAaaagaaaatgcaaataaaagcAGTTACCTTAAAAACAAATTAGGTTTGGTAACATTTGACCACTCTAAGGCCAAAGACCAGCTTTTGCCCCTCATACCCCACAAAACCCACCCACCCAGTGTGTCATTTAACTTAAAGATTAATTCCAAATTGCATAAAAGAGAGACACAGTGACCAATAGCAAAGCAGAGGCCAGCAAAAATGCAGTCTTGCGTGAACAGTCAGAAATGTGCAAGGGGGACACCtaaggaaaagaaaaaaaatttttaatcttcatctactgtttaaatacatgtatagTTGCCCCCAGAAATGATTTAGACTTTAAAGTGATACCAACGCACAATCATCAATCACAAAATGATATATACTgttatattaaaggaaaacaccaccgtttttcagtGTTTTGCTGTGTTCTTGCCTCAGCTTGGACGAATTAAtgcatatctatctttttttttaatgcatgcactagcaagttgtgaatgtgttggcatctGGCCTGGCCCCgttcattccttgggatccagacagggatgaatttgtaagtcaccaaacacttccatggttTCCCTATTTGAGGACTCTTGCACGGGTGTTTACACGAGTgggtatggtggcacaaaataaaacagcaATTTCTGGGCGGATGAAGTGTGGGAGCtgtattgtatggtggaagagcacttagtttgcagcacttcaaccttaGCGAATTATGCTCTTACTGCGCCAGAGTAACTaggtgctcttccgccatacaatatagttctcatgttttatccgcttaaaaaatcacaacgttttgttttgtgccaccatacttgctcgtGTAGCAACTCGTGTGGCAGTCTTTGGGTAGGGAAAACagggaagtgtttggtggcttctaaatttcctctttggatcctggggaatgaatggggccaggctaaatgctaacacattaatgatgcgctgtacaaatataaagtgcacgcattgaataaagatatgGGTATGTGTTcattcgtctaggttgaggtgGGGACACGGTAGAatgttgaaaaatggtggtgtttaaTTTAACTTACCCATTGTGTTGTCCACTTCCTAGCTTCTTGACAGCCATTATGAAGTTGTGGAATCAGCCAGGATGTTCTCAGCATCGGTTTAATTTTGGACCCCCAAAAGTTCCCAAGGATCCtgctttaaacaattttataattataaaCCCTAAACAAATTGATACCagcatttctttatttaaaggtACAATGTGGGAGCTTTAGAAGgctctcttgacagaaatgcaatatatcaTACATAACTGTATTATGGGTGGTGTATAGGGACCTTACATAGTGaactgtgttgtttttgttacctTGGAATGAgcagtttttatctacatacaacgtgggtccccttacatggaagtcgccattttgtgccgccatgtttttacagtagccctaaacggacggGCTGTTCTGTGGAGCGGGTTTTGTTGCTGCATTGTTTTAGACGACGgggtgtttgtcctgtggcggctaccatgtGCGTTTTCGGATTGGGGGGTGAGCTGTTGGTGGCAGTTTGCAATCTCATCGCTAGCTGccgctaaaagtcccacattgcacctttaaaggtgctgtgtgtacATTTTCGCACCATCTGTTGGTAGGATTGCGAATTGCCACCAAaagctcacccctcaatttaaAAACtcatatggtagccgccacaggacaaacacatcaTCGTCTGAAACAATTTGGTGACAGGACGCACTCTTTGGAACGGTTTGTCCATTtggggctactgtagaaacataacggcgacttccacgtaagatGGAAAcgcctcattctaaggtaatggGAGCAGTGCGGTTTATTGTGTGGGGTCttttacaccactgataatatagtatAATATGTatgttatattgcatttctgtcaagagatccttctaatgctgcgtttacaccagccgcggtagaggcgtcaaacgcgtgtgatttcaatgttaagtcaatgtgaagacgcgttgacgcgcgtctgggggtctcgcggcgcgaatgaggcgtttagcgcggcacggtagacgcgattccccCTTATTTGCTGGTCTAGTCACGCGAGCTGAACAATTTTAACTTTGCCAGAAAACGCACCGcgctaaccaatcaggagcttgctctagttgtgacgtgattacaggatgcGAGCGGAGTCGAAggagcccctcccatgacgcgaattttcGCGTGAATGTTTCTCTGACTATAATTttacacgcgaatgaagcgagtaaactcaaaatgttcaagcggcaaactagacgcggtagacacgAATTTTAggcctcaaacgtggctggtgtgaacccacggtaaaagttacaaaatgcacctttaaagcatcTTAACCCGTTAATTGCcgctgtcccgtgagcgggacacctacgtttacttcaatattttctatgtaaatgttaatctatcacgacaaactatatattgttggaaaggtcaaAGAATgttgttttcatatttcaaaaccttttagcagtaataataatgcagtaactgtaatttattcatttgtgacacaagtaGGCAGCAAACCTCAAaccaaaccagcacaaacctcagttttttttttacaattttatgtattaaaaataatactatattgcatttttatttactacaaataaatttaaactgctttaaaaaaatgaatattttcacctccagacacttccctaaaaaacgttgaagtgtcttctttaaaaaaaaaataccaaaattaaaaccaaaattaggcttctagaccaaaaaaaaaaaatgccagagttatattaatttaaaggtgtatatcaccttttcaccaacccctcactcaaaaagggctgcgccagttaaagTCTAAACTGATGGCAATGTATTAATGCTGATAAAAGTTAAAGgtatagtttacccaaaaataacaattctttatgtgtttttttattttattttacaaaatgttaGAAGTTACGAACCGAATGCCTCGGTCACCACTTTCAATGCATCTTTACCAAACAGTGAATGGTGACAGACATTTCTTTTTGTGTAAATTgcatatattttacattttgggtaaactatctctTTAACACCGATACTTAAAAAAGAGAGACAACTTACCCAAAGATTGCTCTTCTGGTTTGATTGTAAGTATATATCCCTATATTCCAATGCATGGGACGTTGGATGACAAGTTGTTCACGCCATTTATTATCCAGTTCATCCCCTATCTGAGCCAGCTGTTGTCCAATGCGCTGGGTAACTCTGTTGTTCAGACATTAATAGGTTTAATATAAACCTTGTCTCAAAGGGCATGACATAAACATTAATGGTGTTTCTCAAATGGCTTTGCTTCGTGTACCAATACCAGACTCGGATATAATATTTAACTTGTATCACGTGTTTAATGGTGTATACATTTTTCAGGCGGATTACATGCCAAGATACAAAGTAGTAGCTTCACGATTACCTCCTATTGATGGGATAGTGAGTGTTGTGGTCCACCTCACCAGGTCCAGCCTGGAGGGATGTGGCATTTTTCGGCTGTCTTGTATCTTCCACCATTGTGTTCTAAAAAAGGTGTTTACAAAATGAATTCACACAGTCTATCCATTTAACCATAGATTTGCCTAAAATCCATTTTCAAAGTGATTGTTTCTTTTCTCTGCTGTGGTGATGTTGGTGTGGGGAGAGCGAACTTTGTTATGCCCTGCCCTTTGTGGTCTCACGTGACTTGAACCTGTAGCTATTGCTTTCAACGAACTAGCATCCCTCTGTAAACACACAGGGTGTGTTCCTTTCTATTGCTGCCATAGTGTTAGTCGATGACATCATCGCCAATACAATCAAGTTTCCAAAAACACCTGCTGCCATAAACATAGCTTTCTGCTACAGATCTCTTTGGTTATATAAAATGGTAGGCTACAGATATAAATGGTTAAGAAAGTGCCATGCACTTAAAACCTGTCTTTTATTGGCATATGTTTACTGTTAGACAAGGAGTATGTGATAAAAAATGCAGTTTGCTTATTTGTAGTATACACACGACATATATGCATAACACGCACATTCTTGTTGTGTTGATCTAGTAAAAGGAAAACTGACTTGTTTTCATTTTCCTCATCATGCGACTGTCGAAAacatttggtgtaatgcaaatAAGCATTCAAATCAGCCAAACTGCTCGAatgctgaacaaaaagttcaTGTTTTCGAAACA
The sequence above is a segment of the Misgurnus anguillicaudatus chromosome 1, ASM2758022v2, whole genome shotgun sequence genome. Coding sequences within it:
- the bik gene encoding bcl-2-interacting killer isoform X2, whose amino-acid sequence is MVEDTRQPKNATSLQAGPGEVDHNTHYPINRRVTQRIGQQLAQIGDELDNKWREQLVIQRPMHWNIGIYTYNQTRRAIFGILGNFWGSKIKPMLRTSWLIPQLHNGCQEARKWTTQWVSPLHISDCSRKTAFLLASALLLVTVSLFYAIWN
- the mcat gene encoding malonyl-CoA-acyl carrier protein transacylase, mitochondrial, with the translated sequence MNLSMTRKGVGVFRYTATLLHTRRLSQDVQLSSEQNNPDHADIKEETIRARRAPDTASVFLFPGQGSQFVGMGRGLLKYGNVKEMFSVAQKVLGYDLLSLCLNGPEKDLMKTVHCQPAVFVCSLAAVERLNHENPAAIESCVATAGFSVGEFSALVFSGAMDFAEALFAVKVRAEAMQKASDHVASGMLSVIGRTQANYKHACLQAREHCLSLGIQEPVCAIANYLFPDGRVIAGHKEALDFLQENSRKLHFTRTRMLPVSGAFHTALMEPAVEPLRDVLRRIEIRRPEITVHSNVDGKRYMHDKHIQKQLAKQLVSPVKWEQTLHEIYERAQGRDFPHTYEVGPGRQLGSTLQKCNMKAFKNYTHVDVTLQED
- the bik gene encoding bcl-2-interacting killer isoform X1: MVEDTRQPKNATSLQAGPGEVDHNTHYPINRRVTQRIGQQLAQIGDELDNKWREQLVIQRPMHWNIGIYTYNQTRRAIFGRILGNFWGSKIKPMLRTSWLIPQLHNGCQEARKWTTQWVSPLHISDCSRKTAFLLASALLLVTVSLFYAIWN